A part of Streptomyces sp. NBC_01235 genomic DNA contains:
- a CDS encoding ATP-binding protein yields the protein MSHLRAPAARADRREGGRHGRPVTRTAPAPAETHIRPQLLRLAVLPPTAVALSACAVILFTVRSTGVRPGTTLWAVLAGAVAVTGVGIVIAAVAADRAARSVSDRVAALRRGSARGEADLRAVMEALRRGEAPPPRASRGGPPGHDADDFELLAADLAHAHDGAVTAVVQAAQLSSQAGSEQKLEVFVNLARRLQSLVHREISILDELENEIEDPDLLKGLFHVDHLATRIRRHAENLAVLGGAVSRRQWSNPVSMTEVLRSAIAEVEQYSRVKLVPPIDGELRGHAVADVIHLLAELVENATVFSAPHTQVLLRANLVTSGLAVEVEDRGLGMPVEEQDRMNALLADPDQVNVGRLLADGRIGLFVVSQLARRHGIRVRLQNNIYGGVQAVLVVPQALLGSPSAAPGAVAQGPDTDGAGLPLVPTASDGGRPPLPPAPQTRTPRPGPQSAIGAGAARTPAPALPHSPRTTAGGGRRPGAAQPQDPAGAGRSPVPFRTRDGAATEADAGRSPMAGQVGDTAGAGWSSVQGAADVRRAPGSAQLQGAGDAGRASGWAQVQGAVDAGGLPGSAPGYGAGDVGGSPGSAQVRGAGEAGRLPGSAPGYGAGDVGGSPGSAQVRGAGEAGRLPGSAPGYGAGDAGRPLGSAQVPGGADRGPLLGSAWAPGSAAPGTSTGLPGGPGVSDSGRAWTPTQSTPASGVPLVTARPQGASDTGRAATAPRARTASEAEPRDGSSAGAAESGPHQPDAPRAHGRRPAPLPVRGARETRANPAEAVPGIRQADRHVVEENAGIAPTPRIGTVRGTMGKPQLPRRRAQEHIVPQLRGGPAPRQDTEQPAAHDPGLMAAFQRGIGLAEAQQSLEADVTDPPPYLLSDPSDPSDPSAPLPLAPHPVSDHGRSRTAEESPAHAAAPPEERGARDGLDLPGTDPSTARHDGSTPAG from the coding sequence ATGTCTCACCTCCGCGCACCCGCCGCACGCGCAGACCGCCGCGAGGGCGGGCGGCACGGGCGGCCGGTCACCCGCACCGCACCAGCGCCGGCCGAGACACACATACGGCCCCAGTTGCTGCGGCTGGCCGTGCTCCCCCCGACCGCGGTCGCGCTCAGCGCCTGCGCGGTCATCCTGTTCACCGTGCGCTCCACCGGCGTCCGGCCCGGCACGACCCTGTGGGCGGTCCTGGCCGGCGCCGTCGCGGTGACCGGCGTCGGCATCGTGATCGCCGCCGTGGCCGCCGACCGCGCCGCCCGTTCCGTCAGCGACCGCGTCGCGGCCCTGCGCCGGGGCAGCGCGCGCGGCGAGGCCGACCTGCGCGCCGTCATGGAGGCGCTGCGCCGAGGCGAGGCCCCGCCCCCGCGCGCATCGCGCGGCGGCCCGCCCGGCCACGACGCCGACGACTTCGAGCTGCTCGCCGCCGACCTGGCCCACGCCCACGACGGGGCCGTCACCGCCGTCGTGCAGGCCGCGCAGCTGTCCAGCCAGGCCGGCAGCGAGCAGAAGCTGGAGGTCTTCGTCAACCTCGCGCGGCGCCTGCAGTCCCTGGTGCACCGCGAGATCTCGATCCTCGACGAGCTGGAGAACGAGATCGAGGACCCCGACCTGCTGAAGGGCCTCTTCCACGTCGACCACCTCGCCACCCGGATCCGCCGCCACGCCGAGAACCTCGCCGTCCTCGGCGGGGCCGTCTCCCGGCGGCAGTGGAGCAACCCGGTCTCCATGACCGAGGTGCTGCGCTCCGCCATCGCCGAGGTCGAGCAGTACTCGCGGGTCAAACTCGTCCCGCCCATCGACGGCGAACTGCGCGGCCACGCCGTCGCCGACGTCATCCACCTCCTGGCCGAACTGGTCGAGAACGCCACGGTGTTCTCCGCCCCGCACACCCAGGTGCTGCTGCGCGCCAACCTCGTCACCTCCGGGCTCGCCGTCGAGGTCGAGGACCGTGGCCTCGGCATGCCCGTCGAGGAGCAGGACCGGATGAACGCCCTGCTCGCCGACCCCGACCAGGTCAACGTCGGCCGGCTGCTGGCCGACGGCCGCATCGGCCTGTTCGTCGTCTCCCAGCTCGCCCGACGGCACGGCATCCGGGTCCGCCTGCAGAACAACATCTACGGTGGCGTCCAGGCCGTCCTCGTCGTCCCGCAGGCCCTGCTGGGCTCGCCCTCCGCCGCCCCCGGAGCCGTGGCGCAGGGCCCGGACACCGACGGCGCCGGCCTGCCCCTCGTACCCACCGCGTCCGACGGGGGCCGGCCCCCCCTGCCACCCGCCCCCCAGACCCGGACCCCCCGCCCCGGACCGCAGTCCGCGATCGGTGCCGGGGCGGCCCGAACCCCTGCTCCCGCACTGCCGCACAGCCCCCGGACCACCGCGGGCGGCGGCCGACGGCCAGGCGCGGCGCAGCCGCAGGACCCCGCGGGCGCGGGCCGCTCCCCGGTTCCGTTCCGGACGCGTGACGGGGCAGCGACGGAGGCTGACGCGGGCCGGTCACCGATGGCGGGACAGGTGGGGGACACCGCCGGTGCGGGGTGGTCCTCGGTCCAGGGCGCCGCCGACGTACGCCGGGCCCCGGGTTCGGCTCAGCTGCAGGGCGCCGGCGATGCGGGCCGGGCCTCGGGCTGGGCCCAGGTGCAGGGTGCTGTCGACGCGGGCGGGTTGCCGGGTTCGGCTCCGGGGTACGGCGCTGGTGACGTGGGCGGGTCGCCGGGTTCGGCTCAGGTGCGGGGCGCTGGTGAGGCGGGTCGGTTGCCGGGTTCGGCTCCGGGGTACGGCGCTGGTGACGTGGGCGGGTCGCCGGGTTCGGCTCAGGTGCGGGGCGCTGGTGAGGCGGGTCGGTTGCCGGGTTCGGCTCCGGGGTACGGCGCTGGTGACGCGGGCCGGCCGTTGGGTTCGGCTCAGGTGCCCGGGGGTGCCGACAGGGGTCCGTTGCTCGGTTCGGCGTGGGCGCCGGGCTCCGCGGCGCCCGGCACGTCCACCGGGTTGCCGGGAGGGCCGGGCGTCTCGGACTCGGGCCGGGCGTGGACGCCGACGCAGAGCACGCCCGCCTCGGGGGTGCCCCTGGTCACCGCGCGGCCGCAGGGCGCCTCGGACACCGGCCGTGCGGCCACGGCCCCGCGGGCTCGGACCGCTTCCGAAGCGGAGCCGCGCGATGGGTCTTCGGCGGGGGCCGCCGAGTCGGGCCCGCACCAGCCGGACGCCCCGCGTGCACACGGACGCCGGCCGGCACCCCTGCCCGTGCGCGGCGCCCGCGAGACGCGGGCCAACCCGGCCGAGGCCGTGCCCGGCATCCGGCAGGCCGACCGGCATGTCGTCGAGGAGAACGCGGGCATCGCACCGACCCCGCGCATCGGCACCGTGCGAGGCACCATGGGCAAGCCCCAACTGCCCCGCCGCCGCGCCCAGGAGCACATCGTGCCCCAACTGCGCGGGGGTCCGGCCCCACGCCAGGACACCGAGCAGCCCGCCGCCCACGACCCCGGCCTGATGGCGGCCTTCCAGCGGGGCATCGGCCTGGCCGAGGCCCAGCAGAGCCTGGAGGCGGACGTCACGGACCCGCCTCCGTACCTGCTGTCGGACCCGTCGGACCCGTCGGACCCGTCGGCCCCCCTGCCCCTCGCCCCGCACCCCGTGTCGGACCACGGCCGGTCCCGCACAGCCGAGGAGTCTCCCGCGCACGCGGCCGCGCCGCCCGAGGAGCGCGGTGCGCGAGACGGGCTGGACCTGCCCGGTACCGATCCATCCACCGCCCGGCACGACGGGAGCACACCAGCCGGATGA
- a CDS encoding roadblock/LC7 domain-containing protein: MASDAPTGQVSDLDWLMSGLVQRVPHTTSAVLLSCDGLVKSVHGLDPDSADHMAALASGLYSLGRSAGVRFGDGGDVRQVVVELDATLLFVTTAGSGTCLAVLAGREADAAVLGYEMAMLVKSVRPYLMTAPRQHAVEPSVMGP; encoded by the coding sequence ATGGCGAGCGATGCGCCGACCGGCCAAGTATCCGATCTCGACTGGCTGATGAGCGGCCTCGTGCAGCGCGTACCGCACACCACGAGCGCGGTGCTGCTCTCCTGCGACGGGCTCGTGAAATCGGTCCACGGCCTCGACCCCGACAGCGCCGACCACATGGCCGCCCTGGCCTCCGGCCTGTACTCCCTCGGTCGCAGCGCCGGCGTCCGGTTCGGCGACGGCGGGGACGTGCGGCAGGTCGTCGTCGAACTCGACGCGACGCTGCTGTTCGTCACCACCGCGGGCTCCGGCACGTGTCTCGCCGTGCTCGCCGGCCGCGAGGCCGACGCGGCCGTGCTCGGTTACGAGATGGCGATGCTCGTGAAGAGCGTCCGGCCGTATCTGATGACCGCACCCCGGCAGCACGCCGTCGAACCGTCGGTGATGGGGCCTTGA
- a CDS encoding DUF742 domain-containing protein, giving the protein MVAAGDGPWLDDAAGRLVRPFTVSNGRTRPSVALDLMSQVRATGASPLGYLGPEHATALDLTRIPVSVAEVAAHLKLPAAVTKVLLSDLLDCGALTTKPPEFHHNPTDRALLEAVLDGLRRQL; this is encoded by the coding sequence GTGGTGGCGGCCGGCGACGGGCCGTGGCTCGACGACGCGGCCGGACGGCTGGTGCGCCCGTTCACGGTCAGCAACGGCAGAACCAGGCCCAGCGTCGCCCTCGATCTCATGTCGCAGGTGAGAGCCACCGGGGCGTCCCCCCTCGGCTACCTCGGACCGGAACACGCGACCGCGCTCGACCTGACCCGCATCCCCGTGTCGGTCGCCGAGGTCGCGGCCCATCTGAAGCTGCCGGCGGCGGTCACCAAGGTGCTGCTGTCGGACCTCCTCGACTGCGGGGCGCTGACCACCAAGCCCCCCGAGTTCCACCACAACCCCACCGACCGGGCCCTACTGGAGGCAGTGCTCGATGGACTACGACGACAGCTCTGA